Genomic segment of Dehalococcoidales bacterium:
AAAAGGTAGCTAGAACAATCCATAATACTTTAGAGCGTCAAAACATCGCATCAACCATAATGAAGGTTGAAGAAGCAGAAGACGTGGAACTTTATGAATACGATCTTGTGTTTCTAGGTGCACCTTCGTACATGTGGCTGCCTCCTGATGCGATACAACGTTTCATAAAGAACAAAATGAAGCTTCATGACAGCCGGGGTGACATTAAATTATGCGCACCTAAGCTCCCCGGTAAGCGGGCAGTGGTGTTCTGTACCTACTCGGGGCCTCACACGGGATTAAGGGAGGCTACTCCAGTCTGTAAATATATGGGGCAATTCTTTGAACATCTGGGTTTCGATGTCATCGCCGAGTGGTATACCATAGGAGAATATCA
This window contains:
- a CDS encoding flavodoxin domain-containing protein, coding for MQDEPDIKRRFRVLIIYWSGTGNTEKVARTIHNTLERQNIASTIMKVEEAEDVELYEYDLVFLGAPSYMWLPPDAIQRFIKNKMKLHDSRGDIKLCAPKLPGKRAVVFCTYSGPHTGLREATPVCKYMGQFFEHLGFDVIAEWYTIGEYHGREDRSTKGCLGDIRGRPKKEDLNKVENDVRRLLISINAGK